Genomic window (Pan troglodytes isolate AG18354 chromosome 22, NHGRI_mPanTro3-v2.0_pri, whole genome shotgun sequence):
GGTCAACTGACTGGACTGTGCTTCCTGTGGTGGGTGAAGATGAAGTATCTCTGCTGACATAGCCAGAGGCGTGTTCTCTAACCCACTCTGTGGCATTCAGTATACAAACATCTCCATGACAATGTTTTTGCAGGAATGCAGTCAGATCTGTGTTCAGCTGAGTCTGCTGGGATCTACTCAATAATACTGATCTAATAGAAAAGATACAAGAAAAATACTGTCttggaacagaaaacaaatttgagAATTGCTTTTATTCTCAGATTAATTTTGACCTCCAAAGTTGGCCAGAGCTTCTGTAACGTACCTGACAGTAATTTCAGGCAGAACTGCCGGGTATTTAAAGGGAAGAATACAGGCCAGAGAAAACATCGCCTGattaaagagaagaagaaaaagtgcaCTAACCAATGTTTTAAGTCTCAACATGTTTCAATCCCTCtaaaagcaaaactgaattaCCATTTTTTCATCAGATACATCCAGGTTCATATTGATAGTAAAGTAGACTTTTGAAGATCGCCCCTCCATTGTCTTCTTTTCAATACAATCTTTCAGTTCTGCTACAGCCAGCTGGTCATTCACTACGAGCTCATTCTCACCAGGGAACATACTGGCTAGCAGGTCTAACTCAGCAAGCTGGGCCTCCGCCTGCTCTATCTCAATCATTTTTGGACATGTGTAAGTTTCTAAGGAGGTAAAGATAAGAGAGACAATTTACATATGCAATCTTGGAAGAAATGAATACATCAACATGGGTACTTACTAAGATTGTACTTGGTTTCTTCATAAATTGTACAATTTAATTAATCTCTTTCCCTATTACTCTACTTTCAGATATAATATGCTAAGTCCTATgctaagaccagcctgagcaacatactgagaccatctatacaaaaacaaacacaaaaaaactcttAATAGTAAGTAGATACCACATTCTTCTGTGTCTAGATAGTTGAGTGGACATCTTGAGCTACCATAATGGGCAATTTCATCAAAGTAAACCAATTATGTAGTCAAAAAGCTGTATCAATAATGTAGCCAGAAGAGAGGATATGACTGGTTACACTGGAAACCTAGAATGAACAAAGTAAGTCAGAGAGTTTGGTTACGTGGATggtcaatttcttctttttaagtaaatattaatgtttattaggtttttttgagacagggtctagctctgtcaccacagctggagtgcagtggcatgatccccgctcactgcaacctcaacctcccacgcccaagcaatcctcccacctcagacttctgagtagctaggaccacaggtatgcactgccacgcccggcttcattttttatttgtagaaacaaggtcttgctatgttgtccagactggtcttgacctcctgggctcaagcaatcctcctgccttggcctcccaaagtgctagcattataggtatgagccactgtgcatggcatttattagttttttttttttttttgaaacggagtctcgctctgtcacccaggctgtagtgcagtggcgcaatcttggctcactgcaagctccacctcggcgcgttcacaccattctcctgcctcagcctcccaagtagctgggactacaggcgcccaccaccacacccggttaattttttgtatttttagtagagatggggtttcaccgtgttagccaggatggtcttgatctcctgacctcatgatccgcccgcctcggcctcccaaagtgctgggattacaggtgtgagccactgcgcccggcctatttattagtttttaagaagcagaggaacataaagagaaaat
Coding sequences:
- the RWDD2B gene encoding RWD domain-containing protein 2B (The RefSeq protein has 1 substitution compared to this genomic sequence) produces the protein MIEIEQAEAQLAELDLLASMFPGENELIVNDQLAVAELKDCIEKKTMEGRSSKVYFTINMNLDVSDEKMAMFSLACILPFKYPAVLPEITVRSVLLSRSQQTQLNTDLTAFLQKHCHGDVCILNATEWVREHASGYVSRDTSSSPTTGSTVQSVDLIFTRLWIYSHHIYNKCKRKNILEWSKELSLSGFSMPGKPGVVCVEGPQSACEEFWSRLRKLNWKRILIRHREDIPFDGTNDEMERQRKFSIFEEKVFSVNGARGNHMDFGQLYQFLNTKGCGDVFQMFFGVEGQ
- the RWDD2B gene encoding RWD domain-containing protein 2B isoform X1, translating into MKIELSMQPWNLGYSSEGATAQETYTCPKMIEIEQAEAQLAELDLLASMFPGENELVVNDQLAVAELKDCIEKKTMEGRSSKVYFTINMNLDVSDEKMAMFSLACILPFKYPAVLPEITVRSVLLSRSQQTQLNTDLTAFLQKHCHGDVCILNATEWVREHASGYVSRDTSSSPTTGSTVQSVDLIFTRLWIYSHHIYNKCKRKNILEWSKELSLSGFSMPGKPGVVCVEGPQSACEEFWSRLRKLNWKRILIRHREDIPFDGTNDEMERQRKFSIFEEKVFSVNGARGNHMDFGQLYQFLNTKGCGDVFQMFFGVEGQ